TAGaaacaaaagtacatttaaatttaCTAATTGTCACCAAGGCTGAAAGCTTTACTTAATTACCTTTGGTAATGGTGAGTAAATGGAAGTGTTCATTCTTTGGCATCCACATTTGTTTGTCCTTTAGTTATATTATTATActgatgtttaataaatatgtcTGGTATTAAGAATATAAGAAATCATTGAAAATGGGTGAGTTTTATGAGGATGACATGTATTGATTATTGTTAAGAAGCTGAGTGATAGGTTCATTGAGTTAATTATACTAGTTTCTATTGTGTATGTTCAAaactttccataataaaaagtttttaaaagtgggTTTTGAGAGGACATAAAATTTAGTAAAGCAAGAATTCTAATTCATATGTTTACCAGTGGTAGATATGTTTCATTCACTTAAGGTATTTATTTCAGATTCtcttaaaatgttaatgataCATTTCAttagagaattaaaatttttaaatttcaggatgAATTCAGAAACTGAAttgtaatcattttgaaatgagTTACTTCTGATCCTGTAGCTTAGTCCAGGATTATTCAGACTGCTACATTGAAAATATTCTGggatgtttataaatatatgggGGAGAAAAGATCCCTTAATGATTACAttgaaaaatgactttttaaaatcactgaaaCAGGTTCCATGGAGATCAGGAATGTTATTACCAGGATGACCTACGAGTATTATCTAGTCTTACCAAAAAGGAACACATGAAAGGGAATGAGACCATGTTGGATTTTCGAACAAGTAAATTTGTTCTGCGTATTTCCCGTGACTCGTACCAACTCTTGAAGAGGCATCTTCAGGAGAAACAGAACAATCAGATATGGAACATAGTTCAGGAGCACCTCTACATTGACATCTTTGATGGGATGCCGCGTAGTAAGCAACAGATAGATGCGATGGTGGGAAGTTTGGCAGGAGAGGCTAAACGAGAGGCAAACAAGTCAAAGGTATGGGAATAAACCTAAGAACTATGTAATGCAGATTATGAAAAACTGTAGCATTTCCATCTCCataatttacacatttttcttataGCTAGTTTGGGAATAATTGTACACTATATACTAAGTTTCATGATCTAAGGATGCTGTATAGATGAGAATTTGGGAATGGTTGCATTGAACAGAACCCTGACTACGGTGGCTGGAACAAGTGAGGGATTTTGCATACATATAATGAATTGCAGAGAAAAGCCCTCTTGGACTCGCATGAGGGCTCCACAGTGCCATCAAGGAGCCTGGCTCCTTCTAGTTTCTGCTCCACAATCTTTAGAATGTGGCTTTCTTCTTTGTGCTCACAGATGGCTGTTGCAGCTCCAGCACTGCACCTACATTCCAGGAAGTCTGAAGGGGGAGGACAGAAGGCATATCCCTGCTAAATCTCTTTTGTTATCaggaaaacaatattttcttcctaaaatctTACCCAGTATATTTGTGGGTACATCTGTTGGCCAGAATGACATTATATGGCTATTCCTAGCTGCAAAGGATTCTGGGAACAGaaattatttcactgagcatattGCTGTTCCAGCAAAATCAGGGTTCTGTTAGTAAGGAAGAGGGATTGGCTATTGGGTAGAAAACTACAGAATCTGCTTCAGGATATAAATTACTGTATTGTAATTGTGATTCATCCTATCAAGATATGAAAAGGATATATCAATGAGTGAAAtactcatttcaaaaatgttggcGTTTTTGACTTGTAGGTATTTTTTGGCTTATTAAAAGAACCAGAAATTGAGGTACCTTTGGATGATGAagatgaagaaggagaaaatgaagaaggaaaaccTAAAAAGAAGAAACCTAAAAAAGATAGTATTGGgtccaaaagcaaaaaacaagatCCCAATGCTCCACCTCAAAACAGGTGAGGAAAAAACTTCAGGAACATGTGTAGAGGTATAAGGTGATATATTGTTGTAGAGAATTCAGTAATTCAGAGTACTTttcaatctgtttttcttttacagaatcCCTCTTCCTGAGTTGAAAGATTCAGATAAGTTGGATAAGATAATGAATATGAAAGAAACCACCAAACGAGTACGCCTTGGGCCAGACTGTTTACCCTCCATTTGTTTCTATACATTCCTCAATGCTTACCAGGTTGGTGAGATCGTTGCGCAATTTCTGCCTGGAGAGTCATGTAAAATGGTGACTTACCATTAAAAGAAACCTAGATGTGTTAACTTAAacggagttttcttttttaaactcttgATGTAAATATAGCTTAAAGACAGAAGTTAGACAAGGATAATTGGACGCTGCTTGGAATAGCTAGAAGGCAATGTTGAAAAGACCTTTAGCAACTTGTAGATGCCAGAATCTTGGTTATGTGTGTGTTGTTTCACTGATTAGAATTCTGCTTGTCTTTGAGGAGGAAACTGTGTAGTTAATCTCTATTTAACTTGGCTTACGTACTTAATAAacttaatactttttattaaggATTCTGTCTTTATAGATTGTTTATAATCTTTTGAGGATATAATTAGCAAAGTACAAAAATGACTAACGTTTTCTTCGTATCATGTGCTCCTAATTTGGAGGGCGTAAAGGGGTGAATGATGACGTGTTCTCAAAGTAAATACTTTCAAACAGTGGGTTTCCTTGGAGAATGAAATCTCTAATGGTAATTTATATGAGAAAAAGAGCTATCATTATGTATTCTCTAACATGtaattgtaattttttcccccaagactTTATTGTTTAgtacaaagtttttattttttcattggcaGGGCCTCACTGCAGTGGATGTCACTGATGATTCTAGTTTGATTGCTGGAGGTTTTGCAGATTCAACTGTTAGAGTATGGTCTGTGACACCCAAAAAGCTTCGTAGTGTTAAACAGGCAGCAGGTAACTGAGATGACCTGTTAGGATGTGAACTTGTCCTTAGTTTACACCAATCTGGAATCCAGGGAATATACACAAGAGATTGTGATCTTAGCAGAATTTCACTTTAACTCAAAATGTTAAcattcccagggtgcctggctggctcagtcggtggagcatgtgacacttgatctcggggttgtgagttcaagctccatgttgggtatggagcttacttaaaaaaaaaaaaaaaaaaatgctaatgttCCCAACAGCGAAAAGTGCATTGGAGTGGCAATTAGGAGACAGGGGTACTAGACCGGTTTAacttctctaggcctcagttttctcatctgtaggatGAGAGGATTGGGTTGGAAAACTAAGGTTAAAAATCTACCTTTATGACTGCCTGTTAATTTAAAACATGCCTTTAAAGTAAATACTGGGATTGTACTTTctgttttaaacataaaaatggctaaaaaagaaatagggttAGGATTTCACTTTAAAGAAAGTTGCTTGCTAAATGTATTAACAAgagaatacattttcaaaaaatttttaatatttccatagTTTTCATTTGTGTAGAACATTATGATAGAGTGGTTACTTTGAGTTTCAATCATAGTTCCCACATGGAGTAGCTCTGTGCACTCTGGCAAATTTTTAACTatcctgaacctcagtttcctttctaTACACTGGGCTGATACCACCTAATTTAGAGGTATTAGCAGTGGTTGGTATGTAAGAGGAACTGTTCAAATGTTAGTTCTTCTCCTAAACAATGATTTGATTGCCTTAAAATGTTCTAATGAATATACTTTTTAAGtgaatgtggttttaaaaatcagtatttctgCACCATTTTAGATCTTAGCCTCATAGACAAGGAATCAGATGATGTCTTAGAAAGAataatggatgagaaaacagcAAGTGAGTTGAAGATTTTGTATGGTCACAGCGGACCTGTCTATGGAGCCAGCTTCAGTCCAGATAggtaaaatacaaacaaaaaatgaaatactgctaCATTATAAAACTTGAGATTATAAAAGTTAACTACTGGAAACGTGGGGAAAAATTCTGTTAGAAAAATCTCATGGTTGCCTCTCACGCATTATCTGTTAGACTCTTGCCATTTGCTAATTCATCTTGGGGTATTGGTATACAAGGTAGCAACTTTACACCTAAATTTATAGACTCGAGATGCACGGCTTCCAGGTTTGTTGGCCTTAAAAATTTGCTTTAGTTTTTGTATAACCCCGATAGGAGCTGAATTGCTTCTTTGGGTTCTTGTCTTGGGTTTGTGGCTACTGCCGTATTCCATCATCTCCAAATTCTGAACAAATTCCTGATATTAAAGGTTATTAGATGTCAGTTGAAGAATTTGTATAATCAAAAGAACTAAGGATACTGAAAAGGGAATTTGAAACCCACAAAtaggtatttacttatttttcatgatCTCTGACATTCTgtagaaatggaagggaattttatatttataataccaTTTGTATCTTACTTGGATAATAGCTTTCAGTCCACTAAGATTTTCATCTTTATGAAACCTTGAGAATGAAACTTTGATAGGGTTTAGACAGATGAAACATTTTTACCGGAGGGAAACCTCTGATTTCAGTGAAAACCGTAACTTTGAGTTGTTCAGCTTTTGTGTTTATCTCTGAGAAGGGTAAACTATTATTTACAGGTCTATAGTGTTTtcgtttttgtatttttttgttgaaaagacgtttccttttggggcatctgggtggctcagtcagtttaaacgtcctgactcttgagctcagttcaggtcttgctctcagggtcgtgagttcaagccctgcattgggttctgtgctgggtgtgaagcctacttaaaatttttttttttaacgtgtatttatttttgagacagagacagagcatgaacgggggagggtcagagagagagggagacacagaatctgaaacaggctccaggctctgagccatcagcacagagcctgacgtggggcttgaactcacgaaccgcgagatcatgacctgagccgaagtcggatgcttaacctactgagccacccaggcgccccaagacacttcttttaaatgcttatattaagtCATACAGGATAGGAAAATagcatcttcattttaaagtaaaaaattgttgaattttaagtaaCATCTTGTATCacatttcttagtttttctcAATTGAAGTTTTTGACCATGTTTTTTGTTGGTACTCTttggtataattttttataaGGACTGTGACTTTTccaatagacttttaaaaataacgtAACCTCATTCAGTAGGTGCCTAGATGTATAGTGTCACAGCTAATGTTAGTCTGGTTAGTACTTTCAACTTTTGTTATCTACTGTGAATTCCATGTTTGAAGTAAAAGTGAGATGTCTCAGCTGTTATTTAACATACTCAAATGTACAGAGAAACTGGACAGGTAACTAAGTTACGCTGGGAGTCAAATGTATTACCTTCTCTTCTTGCAGGAACTACTTGCTTTCTTCTTCAGAGGATGGGACTGTTAGATTGTGGAGTCTTCAAACATTTACTTGCTTGGTGGGATATAAAGGACACAACTACCCAGTATGGGACACACAGTTTTCCCCATATGGCTATTATTTTGTGTCAGGGGGCCATGATCGAGTAGCTCGGTAAGAACATTGTGATCTTATGACTGGCAGGATGGTTACTTTTTGGGAATTACAAACTCCAGCCAAACTCATTTTCACTCCTATTATTTGGGATCAACTTTTCAAGAGTGTCAATATTTATAGCtccttatttgaaaatgaatttgggaGAAGTATTACTATGACTGCAGTTATGTCTATACCAAGATTAAGAGTCCTTTTTTTCCTCAAGCTAGCTTATTAACATGCTTCCAGCCCCTCCCTTAGCTAGATGCTAAACCTTGTCTTTCACAACCATTACGTGCACCCCTGTTTTCCTGTGATCTCTTGTTCAGGATGGGGTAACTCAGAAACTAATTTTGTGGAAGCCAAAACTAGGGAAAAATACTTTTCTATAGGTTAGACTAGGAATTGGGAGAGaactacagaattaaaaaaaaatattgttctaGATCAACTTAGTTTTCCTTAAGAATGTTATTTCGTCTCCATCAGTCCATTTTCTTTACCTCAATCAGGTAGCTAGTGAAGGGTCCCCCATTTGGAGCTAACATTTCACATGGTGTTTCTATTATTTATGTTCAAATTTTGGTAGTTAACTATCATTTGTtgctttcaatgtattttttaaaaggctctgGGCTACTGACCACTATCAGCCTTTAAGGATATTTGCTGGCCATCTTGCTGATGTGAATTGTACTAGATTCCATCCAAATTCTAATTATGTTGCTACGGGCTCTGCAGACAGAACTGTGCGACTCTGGGATGTCCTGAATGGGAACTGTGTAAGGATATTCACTGGACACAAGGTATTTTACACATACAAGTTTGCTTctgagagaatattttaaaaattaaccagtGACACATTTTAAAACTACTCATTCCACTAAGCTTTAAAATTCTAGCtttgtcttattttctcatttttaaccttttgattATTTCTATGGACTTCTTTTCTAGGGACCAATTCATTCCTTGACATTTTCTCCCAATGGGAGATTCCTGGCTACAGGAGCAACGGATGGCAGAGTACTCCTTTGGGATATTGGACATGGTTTGATGGTTGGAGAATTAAAAGGCCACACTGATACAGTTTGTTCACTTAGGTTTAGTAGAGATGGTGAAATTTTGGCATCAGGTAAATGACTAGAAATGACTTTGTGGTAAAGGGATGGTATGTTGAAATGAAACAGGAGTGTTGACTATGTTAGGTTTTGCTTCTCTTAGCCATGATTCCAGTCAACATGTGTGTTGACTTCTCAGGTTAAACTGCTTGAAATGGTCCTTTAGAAGGAAGAGTTATTAATCAAGTAgatttttttcaccaaaaatatacagtaaatatAGGAAgtatatttgacaaaatgtcagaATCTAAATATGGTAGATGCTACTAAATGGTTTCCTTTGATTTCCCTGTAGGTTCGATGGATAATACAGTCCGGTTATGGGATGCTGTCAAAGCATTTGAAGATTTAGAGACCGATGACTTTACTACAGCCACTGGGCATATAAATTTACCTGAGAATTCACAGGAGTTATTGCTGGGAACATATATGACCAAATCAACGCCAGTTGTACACCTCCATTTTACTCGAAGAAACTTGGTTCTAGCTGCAGGAGCTTATAGTCCGCAATAAACCATCGGTATTAAAGACCTTTTGGAAGCTACGGTTTGAAAAAGGGAGACTAAAAGCAAATACCTCAGTGATTAATATTTAAGCTACAAAGAATGTTTTGTCTATATGGATCTGGAAGGATGCTGCTTGAAAAATCTGAACAGGACAGTTCCACGTTTCTATAGCAACCACATTTAACTAATTTCCGTTAGTTGAATAAGAGGTATTATGTTCGTGGAGGGGACATTTATGGTGCTTTGGATTGTGTGGAAACTATGCATTTTCTGttcaaatgctattttaatttattatgtttagaaaaaaatcaattacaataATTCATCCTGCTTCAAGATTCAAATCAAGTAATATAATACCATCTTGAATTTTAGCTGAAGAATTCTATGAGCATGTATGTTTCTGCTGTAAAAATGTAGTTACTGTATGGCACTCAAGTACTATGTTAAATGATCCACTAACCTTTTTGCTTGGCCCATGACTAGTGGAATGTACGTTACTGGGTAGGGTGAACTACATTTCCTTTCTAAGTACTAGATGAAGTACAACCATCCAATGCCATCTGAATTTGTAACTGTTGGATTATGAGTGCACCCACTCTATAAACCAGGTGAAGAAATTTAGCTTCCATGTTCTACTTCAGCTAAAACAGCTACATACAACCTAGTACACTTGAAGTCAGACAGACATTTCAGTTGCTTACCTCCAGTACTGAGCCTTGCTTTGGGAAACTAAAAGATTTAGACCAAGTCACTGCCAGTTTTTTGCCTTCGTTGCATTTTgtacagtttttatatttttgatatcttGTAAATAAAGACAACCAGCTTTTCCAGGTTCATAATTTATTGTACAAATTGAGTATCACATGATGAGTTGACATTAGCTTCTCCAGGCATGGGAACTTAACAGATGAGGTACACTTTAAAATCctataaacaaagcaaaaatagttTAGACACAATTGTGTTCAACCCTACTTTTAAGACAGTCAGTAATTATAAGGACTATTCATGAAGCCTCTGAAATTGAATGCAAATTCATGAGATTCTCAGAGTCAGTAACCACCCCAAAATGAAGATATCTCTCAGCTTAATACAATTTAACCTAACATTTCACCTTTAACAAAAAGAGCTGCTACGAATTCAGTATGATACTGAACGTATGCTATTGGAAAAGTCTAGGTgcaaagtaacattttaaatagtGGAAAGTAATCTGTTACTTAGTATCAGAGATAaaatttctccatatttataatgAGAATACTACCACCCTCCCAAAGTTGGGAGGTACCTAATGGAAAACTGGGCAAATACTACCTGTTTGTCAGGAATAAGCCATGGGCCACTGTATTCTGGAATAATAGTCAACAGTTTTGAGACTGGAAAAACCCTTATGGTCAGAGGAAAAATTTTCTGTGGAGAGTTACATTAAAGAtctgggttttgggttttgtgcACATTATCTACTAccaaaacaaatattcattcacTTAAGCATGGGCAAATGGAGATTGTAGGGGaccataagaagaaaataaaatctatgggaatttaaggaaaaaataaaattgcttataTAAAAATTAGAACCAGCAAAAGATAGATTTGTAATGTATTTAAAAGGTTGGCTAGTAATTATTACAGAGATTATATAAGAGAAATAAAGTCTTTCCAAAGACAattgttaaatgagaaaaacacatgaaaaggatgttaagaaaaatacaaatgccaaacaaatggaaaaaatgtaGTTTCATTAAAGAGACaaattagaggtgcctgggtggctcagtcggttaagtgactgatccctggttttggctcagggcatgatctgacagttttggggttccagccccacatggggtccatgctggcagcatggggtctgcttgggattctctctctctctctgtccctcccctgctcgttggATTAGGAGtgcaaaataaatcaacttaaaagaGACAAAGTATTTTCACTCATCAAATGAGCAAAAATCAGAAACTGATTATTATTCAACATTGGCTAGTCCAAAAGAGATACTCTCATACTAAGCTGGGTGCCCCACAACCTTTGGAAAAGCACTTAAGCCTAAAACAATCATACAACATTTCATGCTCAAAAGTGTTCAAtgtaatgttatttatatttgaaaaattctaaCAGGAAACATATAGATCATAtatcacagggcgcctgggtggcccagtcaagcatttgactttggctccggtcatgatttcatggtttgtgagtttgagtcccacatcaggcgaGTTCCACCTGCTTCAGGTgagtcccacttctctctctgcccttcctgggattctctctctgatcctctctcacttgtgccctctttctctctctctcaaaaatcataTATCCATAAACACTCATGCATTCAAATAATAGATAACATATTTGCTATAAGACAGTATTACAGACATGATTCATAGCCACtggaaaccaaattaaaaaaaaaccaaaaagccaaaccaaaatgttaacaaaaatcgTCACGGTAATGGGATATGAACAatactttcctctttttcttgtaTATAATTTTGCACAATGACAATTTACTTTCATAGTGAGGGAAAAATGCTAACAACAAAATGTCTAACTTACAAACTTAAATGTAAACTCCTTACTGTTTACGTTGCTTTCACAGCTGGTGTTTTTTTAGACCTTAACTTGAAGTACAAGACCATCAAAGCGATGCCTCCATATGTGGCCAGTACacactaaaaaagaaaggacaaagtaAACAAAGAGCCATTGCCATCTCTATTATTCTAAAACATAATTGCTGAAAGGTATCATTAATACTCACATTCATTCTACCTGTGAGAGTGTAagagttgaaatattttttgatacCAGTGAATTGGAATTGGGCATCAGTTTCTGGTCCTGCCATgatttcaatctttaaaaaaaaaaaaaggaaaaaaagaaaaaagcaacaataaatGGGTTGGatgcaatttaaaagaaaaaatattttttttttatttaaagattttatttttttaaagtaatctctacacccaacatgggactctaGCTCacaaccgagatcaagagttgcatgctctactgactgagccagtcaggtgcctccactccccacttttttttttctagtttaaaaacCTGAAAAGTCATTGCACAGAAgtattataaatttttacatatgtCTTGCCCAACACAGTAGCAGTAAAGATGGTGGAAAAAGCCTTACTGATAAGACTACATTTCAGAAAGAAGACTTTGCCTTGGTTGCTACTATACAACATTCCAGAAGATACATCAAATCACCCAGCAcaggaagaaaatacagtattCTCTAAGTCCACCCTCTAACCCAATGCTGCTCGATATTTTCATTCCTGGCTCTAGCTATACCATGTTACACCGTGCATGGAATCAATCAGTTTTAAGAGTCAAGTTGGAGCTTGTGATACATTTCAAAGTTTCTCAGAAGGgtaaccatcaacaaaacagcTCAATTTACAACCCCTTTCACAATTTGTCCCGtatgggaaggaagaggaaggatcAGAGGCCTATtcaatcagaaattctggggcccagcaatctgttttaatATGCCCTCTAGGCGTTTCTGATGTAAGCTAAAGTTTGAAAGACACTGCAGGAATAGAAAACCAAGTACTTGTTAGTAATTATGTAGGAAAAAAACTCTGGAAAAATATGCAAGCTTTTAGGAAGACATATCTATAGTACCTATATTTTACACAGGCatatatttgttataataaaaaataacaaaggcaCATTCAAAGGTCACCAAAACACTTGAAAATTCGTATGTGTGACCGCCTATCTACCACGACCGACGCCACGCCGAGTCGATTGGCAACATAGACGAGCCGGTCGAGGTCCGGTCGAGATTGGTAGGCAGTGGCAGTGACTCAGCTGGCTCTTGATGAAATGAAGAGGGAGAGAACTGCGAGGAAGTCGTTGCTATGGAAACTGGCACTCACCAGTTTACCATTCAAAGGCCTTCAGAAGCTTTCATGTGCATAGAATTGGCAATGAAAATTTGGACAAATGACCTTAATTCTGAACACTGTTTCAATAAGGTTCTTGGAACAATGAAGGAAATCCAAACTTCCGTGAGCCCCCTCTGGGGCCTTGGCCTTTCCAGCTCAAGTAGGAAAATCTCCATTAAAGTAAATCTTTATAATGTAGCTCTTACATTAACTGTTTCCTTTTACTAGACTTATTAAAGGCATGTTTTTGCCCCGCATTCATCTTCATGATACACTTTTGGATTCTTACGGTATTAAGTAGGTTTCTAGGAGAAACCCTACATAAAACAGAAGCTTAACTTTATCAAATTATTAACTGATAACCCCATGACCTTGTGCCTAACAAAGTTTTAAGAGGATGTggtgggggcgcctaggtggcacagtcggttaagcgtccgacttcagccaggtcacgatctcgcagtccatgagttcgagccccgcgtcacgctctgggctgatggctcagagcctggagcctgtttccgattctgtgtctccctctctctctgcccctcccccattcatgctctgtgtctctctgtcccaaaaataaataaacgttgaaaaaaaaaaattaaaaaaaaaaaaaagaggatgtggTGTCCAAATGAAACAATACTAAAGTAGTTTAAATTTCTCTTTACACTTTATAGGAGGAAGGCTGGGATGTTCCACAGAAGACTAATTTTGACTGCAAGGAAGGGCATGGCATAGGAACTGAAATTGAGTCTGGGTCTTAAGACTCTTGTGAAGCTCACATGAGATGGAAGCAGGAGTGGAGAGTAAAAGGTTGCTGGTGAAATAAACAATGGGAGAAAAGCCTACAAGCACTTGGGTCTGCACCCTTCAGCAAACCGCAGGTTACTTTTGGACAAGTATCAGGAACCCTTGTGCTAGAGCACCCTTTACGGAATAACTGACACTGAAaccttattcctttttaaatcctACAAAGTTTAGGAAGCCATAATAATAATGGAGGAAATTACTTAAGACTAATAATGTACTAATTGTTAAATGGTAGCCCATGGAGAAACCTAAGCAAGGGGTCTTGCTCTTGTTTCTAATTAACCGGCCCACCTTTGTTAAACACTAGGCCTTCCACGTCTTTTTTCACCTGTGAAAATGGGCATTTCAGAAAAGGCCCGAAGTGACCAACTGCCCTCCctactttctctgtttcttgaaACTGCAATTTTCCTGTCTGACTGGACACCTACctggaatggtgagatcacgaggTAAAAGGAGGCAAGGTCGAGAGCCACTCGGGGACCAGAAGCAGCCTCTTGCACTTCAAGGAGTTTACAGCTCTCTCTGTTCTGGCTACCTCCTAGGAAAGGCCTTCCGGCTGATCGGACATAAACTGAAATCTAACCCGGTTACTGCGGGCCTGGCGAACTGCAGGGGCCGGGCCACACTCACTCTCGCTTTGACAAAGGCTGCAGCGCAGCTAAAGGAGACCTTGCTCGTCAGCTCCCTAAGCACCGCACAGTGGAAGCAAACTGCTATGGGCACACAGAGGAAGAGGTTAATTGGGCCACAGGCCCGAGTTCCATTCAATATTACTTCGCTGGTGACCTTGGGGGACTCCCTTCGCTACGGGCCTCGTTGTCCTCCATTGTAAGATACAATTTAAGGGCCTTCGGGGACCCTGGGAGCCTCTGGGATTTCCTATCCGTCTCGCCCCGAGGCTTTCCAGGCGAGTCCGACCCCTAGCGCCCCGGCCCTCGTTATGTctaatttcttttccattctccacCCTTCTCGCACCCCAAAGTGAAAACCTAGCGGTGTTCCCGGATCAGGAACGGTGGGATTTTTATGCCGACCCCGCAAAGCGGAGGTTTAAGGCCTGAGCCCGGGTTCCCCTCCACACACCGACCTTGCAAAAGACACCAATTCCGCCGGCTGTGTCCTTCGACCTACGCAGCTACCCCACCACC
The genomic region above belongs to Felis catus isolate Fca126 chromosome D2, F.catus_Fca126_mat1.0, whole genome shotgun sequence and contains:
- the TAF5 gene encoding transcription initiation factor TFIID subunit 5, with translation MAALAEEQTEVAVKLEPEGPPTLLPPQAGDGAGEGGGGTTNNGPNGGGGNVAAASSSAGGDGGTPKPSVAVSAVAPAGAATVPAAAPEAGAPHDRQTLLAVLQFLRQSNLREAEEALRREARLLEEAVAGTGVPGEADGAGAEAASALLSRVTASAPGPAATDPPGTGASGAAAVSGLATGPAAPGKVGSVAVEDQPDVSAVLSAYNQQGDPTMYEEYYSGLKHFIECSLDCHRAELSQLFYPLFVHMYLELVYNQHENEAKSFFEKFHGDQECYYQDDLRVLSSLTKKEHMKGNETMLDFRTSKFVLRISRDSYQLLKRHLQEKQNNQIWNIVQEHLYIDIFDGMPRSKQQIDAMVGSLAGEAKREANKSKVFFGLLKEPEIEVPLDDEDEEGENEEGKPKKKKPKKDSIGSKSKKQDPNAPPQNRIPLPELKDSDKLDKIMNMKETTKRVRLGPDCLPSICFYTFLNAYQGLTAVDVTDDSSLIAGGFADSTVRVWSVTPKKLRSVKQAADLSLIDKESDDVLERIMDEKTASELKILYGHSGPVYGASFSPDRNYLLSSSEDGTVRLWSLQTFTCLVGYKGHNYPVWDTQFSPYGYYFVSGGHDRVARLWATDHYQPLRIFAGHLADVNCTRFHPNSNYVATGSADRTVRLWDVLNGNCVRIFTGHKGPIHSLTFSPNGRFLATGATDGRVLLWDIGHGLMVGELKGHTDTVCSLRFSRDGEILASGSMDNTVRLWDAVKAFEDLETDDFTTATGHINLPENSQELLLGTYMTKSTPVVHLHFTRRNLVLAAGAYSPQ
- the ATP5MK gene encoding ATP synthase membrane subunit K, mitochondrial, giving the protein MAGPETDAQFQFTGIKKYFNSYTLTGRMNCVLATYGGIALMVLYFKLRSKKTPAVKAT